atttgagatgactatcattgtcaggatgaccatgccagaaaagtcataaatacaaatcgTTTAGTCAAGTCGTTGTCTTTGTTGTCAAGTagtttatacaatacagatggtaaatagtcatatatcatgtttgttgctactatttaagcgtatagGTGAAATGACCATAAAAACAGATTACGtttacaatgtttttttttctcagtgtggTAAACCCGCTTATTCGAACCTTCaatagaaatgaaaattttgtagGAAAAATGTTTTCGGATCGATTGCAAGTTAAATACAAAATCACAGGAAGCAGACATTTTAAGTAGTGATCGCCATGTATTTAAGAAATATAACGGTTATTTGTCTATGTCATCACCAAATATAAATTCACCTACAGAGGCGCTTCAATCGGGCTGTTGTGTTCGAGCTTGCATGCAATGGAAACTCATGCATGAAAAATCGTACACAACGGAGGattttagtgaatttgcacTTGTATGCATTACacagattttttataaaaaaaatgttattgaatTGATATTTAGTGTtggaagaaaaaaatgaacgcAGTTAATtctgatatttattttttttcaactatgATCTCCATGGTAATTTGCTGTGTATGTTGTTTTGACTTCAATTCAATAGCCTATAGAGCAGTAGGCCATTTGAACCCTCAAAATGCCTACGTTATGAATGAAAAAACTTTCATCTTAATTTGCATGTTGTTATTGTATATACTTCTGTTTCGTGTTTCGAGACGCTGTGAAAATTGCGAAAAGATTCTGTAGCGAAATTGTACTGGAATTACGTTCGAACACACTAAAATTAGCATCAGTAAAGATTGCAACGTCCGCATAAAATTTCACGAAGTCTTCAAAACACCAGTCACACTAACTAAAAACCGGCTGACTAGGATTAAAGTCGATACTTTCTAGGTATGTATTTCAACACCGACAACTCTCGTCCTCGTCTTCTTACACATCACGATTCAAATAAActataccgaaaaaaaatccttataAAACAACATAAACTCTCAAGATTAGATTTTACCGAAGAAACGAATAGACGACAACCGCATGGCAATCGCTGGGGAGGAGGAAAAAACACCGGCTAACCGCTGAGCACACTTCAAGACTTACCGAATCCACCCATCAAATTTCCGAGACCGCCGGCACCTTGCTGCAACTGTCGCATCATGTTCTGCAGTCCGCTCATGCCGCCCATCTGCTGAAACATCCGTGGATCGATCATTTTCGCCATCTGCTGGTTCAGTTTGGCCATCTGCGTCGGATTGACGTTCTTCGCCATGTCACCACTCTTGAACAGTCCCTTGATGCCACCCATCTTCTTGATAACGGCCGCAAATTTCGTGTACTGCGAGATCACATCCCGCACTTCTCGCTCCGTTACGCCCGAACCCTGGGCCACTCGAGTCACCCGGGTGGGTTGCTTGCTAAACAGCTTCGCTCCGTCTTTGTTGTCCAGTTCACCGTCCGACATCGAATCCATCATCGTCATCAATCGCTTGATACGGGCCATCGATTCCTGTTCGCCACCCTTGGTCATAAAATCTTGCGAAAATCCTGGAATCATGCCCTACGGTTTACCGGTtggagaaaaattaaaaaacagcCAAACAAAATGTGCTTCACAAAAGTACCATAATCTGCGAAAACGGTCCCATTTTCATGATGTTCTGAAACTGCTCGTACATGTCCCGTATCGTGAACTGACCGTGTTTGATTTTATCGATCAGTTCCTCGTTGTCATCCAGATTGAGCTCATTGACCTTATCGATCAATCCTTCAATGTCACCCATTCCGAGCAGTTTGCTGATGAACGGTTTGGTCTTGAATGGTTCCAGATCGTCAATATGTTCTCCGGTGCCGATAAAGATGATGGGCGAGTTGGTGGCGGCCACACTGAAACACGTAGTAAACTGATTATTTGTCCGGAAATCGGAAACACAAAACACTTACGCCGACAGAGCACCACCTCCCTTGGCATGTCCGTCCAGTTTGGTGATGATGACGGAACCGATGTCAACCTTTTCCTTGAAAGCCTTAGCCTGCGCCTCGCAAGCTTGTCCAATGGTGGCATCCATCACGAAAATGATATTGTCCGGCTTAATGGCGGTCGCCACCGCCAACATCTCCTCGAACAGAGACTCTTCCTGCTTGTGTCGGCCACTGGTGTCCACGATGATGAATTCGAAACCTTCCTTCTTGAACATTTCCACCCCATCCTGGGCGATAACCACCGGATCTACCTCCGTGTAGCTTCCATAGAATGGAATCCGAGCCTTGGTGGCGTTTTGCTTAATCTGATCGTAAGCACCAGCACGGAAGGTATCCGCACACACCAGACAGGACTTCCAGTTCTTCTTCTGATAGTGATAGGCCAACTTGGTACAGGTTGTCGTTTTTCCAGATCCCTAAAATAGAAACcccacaaaaataaacaaattttgctTCCTTTTTTTTGCTAAATTCTCATCACCTGCAAGCCAACAAACATAATTATATTCGGTCGTCCCTTGATTGGTTGAAACGGCTTCACAGCCGGATCGACTAGTTTCACCAGTTCCTTGAACACGGCCGACTGAATCATTCTCCGTTTGTTCAACCCGCCAGCCATTTCGTCAAAATCTATGACCGACTTCACATTCTCCCGGAGCTTTTTCACTAACCGGATATTGACGTCCGCCTCTAGGAGGGCCGTGCAAATTTCCTTCAGCATAGCATCCAGAACCTAGAAACGAAATAATTGCATTGAAAACGCTTCATCCCAGTGAGGGGAATGATGAACAGCAAAACAATAAACAAACCTCCTCATTGATGATAGTTGCCTTGCTCAGCGAATGCAGAGCATTCGTGATTTTCCGTCCAAGCTCCGCTAAAACCATTGTGAATTACTTTTTATTTCTCTGCCGCTCAGATCTTtccttcaatgaattttcactCGAAGCTTAATTAATTGTGTTACTGTTTTAAACTAACAAAGCCCCCGTCTAGTTGCTCGGTTGTGAAATCCGCACTCCACTTTGCATCTGTCTGCTGACGTTCAGAAATCAATAATCCAACGTTCATCAATGCTTCAACACGCGCTAATGAAAGTGTTAAAATGGTATTGTGcctaaatttgaaaacaaaaccCGAACAATTTCCAAGCTAACAAAAATTTTGGGCACGTTCGCGAGGAAAAAATCTGTTTGTGTGGCTGGCTGGCTGACTGGTTGACAGTGGAAATGACAA
This genomic window from Malaya genurostris strain Urasoe2022 chromosome 1, Malgen_1.1, whole genome shotgun sequence contains:
- the LOC131426004 gene encoding signal recognition particle subunit SRP54, yielding MVLAELGRKITNALHSLSKATIINEEVLDAMLKEICTALLEADVNIRLVKKLRENVKSVIDFDEMAGGLNKRRMIQSAVFKELVKLVDPAVKPFQPIKGRPNIIMFVGLQGSGKTTTCTKLAYHYQKKNWKSCLVCADTFRAGAYDQIKQNATKARIPFYGSYTEVDPVVIAQDGVEMFKKEGFEFIIVDTSGRHKQEESLFEEMLAVATAIKPDNIIFVMDATIGQACEAQAKAFKEKVDIGSVIITKLDGHAKGGGALSAVAATNSPIIFIGTGEHIDDLEPFKTKPFISKLLGMGDIEGLIDKVNELNLDDNEELIDKIKHGQFTIRDMYEQFQNIMKMGPFSQIMGMIPGFSQDFMTKGGEQESMARIKRLMTMMDSMSDGELDNKDGAKLFSKQPTRVTRVAQGSGVTEREVRDVISQYTKFAAVIKKMGGIKGLFKSGDMAKNVNPTQMAKLNQQMAKMIDPRMFQQMGGMSGLQNMMRQLQQGAGGLGNLMGGFGKS